GAGTTTTACGGGCTACCATCAGACCGCGACCTGCTGGGCCGAAGGCTGCTGACGGAGGCCGTGCATGAGTTGGGCCACACTCTGCAACTAACGCATTGCGACGACTACAACTGCGTCATGGCCGCTTCACACGCGGTCGAATGGATCGACCTGAAGGACTTCCTCTTCTGCTCGCAATGCGCCAGGTGCGCGCGTGCCCACGCGCAGTTCTAATAGACAAATGCGATTTCTTCGAATTATTTTATGGCACCTTCGAGGTATTCGGCCTGCGCCGCGCAGCCTACTGACTACAACGCCGCCAAAGAACTCGACCATTTTTGAGAGGGCCCCAAAAACTTTTTGCAATTGGCTTTAGCCGCTGAGGTACTGGTTCGAAATACGTGGAGCAGGTCGGAAGACTTGCTGCATCGGAGCAATGCAAAGGGCTGCCAGGTGGCAGCCCTCTTTCGGTTTGTGGCAGGTTCGCACTCCAAACCCGGACCGAGCTGGTTGGCTTCGGCCTCGTGAACTTATCTGTTCTCGATCACTTTCTTGATCCGCTCAAAAGCCCAGTCGATCTCCTCTCGCGTGATGGTCAACGGCGGGGCTATGCGAATAACGTGGTCGTGTGTCTCCTTGCACAAGATCCCGAGTTCTTTGAGCTTCTCGCAATACGGACGAGCGGCACTGTTCAGTTCCAAACCGATCCAGAGACCGACTCCACGAACTTCTTTCAAGTCGGAACTGCGGAGCGTCTTCAGCTTCTCCAGGAAGTACGCGCCGTTCTCAGCCGAACGCTCCACCATCTTCTCTTCGACAAGGACATGCAATGCTGTGCGCGCCACGGCGCAGCCGAGCGGGTTGCCGCCGAAGGTACTGCCGTGATCGCCAGGATTGTAAACGCCGAGAATTTCCTTCGATGAGAGCACAGCCGATACTGGATAGAAACCTCCTGCGAGTGCCTTGCCTACGATCAGAACGTCCGGCTTGATGCCTTCGTGCATGTAGGCGAAGAGCTTGCCGGTGCGGCCGAGGCCCGATTGAATCTCATCGGTCATGAGCAGCACGCGGTTTTCGCGGCATATCTCAGCAGCTTCCTTCAGGAACCCGGCTGGCGGGATGATGATGCCGGCTTCGCCCTGAATCGGTTCGACGAGGAAAGCGCAGGTGTTCGGCGTGATGGCGGCGCGCAGCGCCTTGGCATCGCCGAACGGGATGATCTTGAAACCCGGCGTGAACGGACCGAAACCGTCCTTGTATTGCTCGTCCGTGGAGAAGCTGACGACAGTAACGGTGCGTCCGTGGAAGTTGTTGGCGCAGACGATGATCTCGGCCTTGCCATCTGGAATGCCTTTAACCTTGTAGCCCCACTTGCGCGCAGTCTTCACGGCGGTCTCGACGGCTTCAGCGCCGGAGTTCATCGGGAGCGCCATGTCCATGCTTGTCATGTCGTGCAGTTGCTTGTAGAGCAGCGGAAGCTGTTCGTTGCGGAAAGCGCGCGAGGTGAGCGTAACCTTGTGGGCCTGGTCGACCAAGGTTTGCAAGATCCTGGGATGGCAGTGGCCCTGGTTCACGGCCGAGTACGACGCGAGGCAATCGAGGTACTTCTTGCCTTCTACGTCGTACACCCAAACGCCTTCGGCCCTGTCGATCACGACATCAAGCGGATGGTAGTTGTGAGCTCCGTAGTTTTCCTCAAGAGCTATAAAGTCCTGCGTGCGCATACGTTCTTCGACGGGTTGGGTGCTCATAGAATTCCTTGATTTCCTCAGTTTGTGAAACGTTCGCCGGCAACAAGCCGGAACTACAGGCCGCTATTCCTTGTCCAACAGCATCGTCAGCAGCGCCATACGAACGTAAAGGCCGTTGATCGCCTGCCGGAAATAGAGAGCCCTGGGGTCATCGTCCACCGTCTTATCGAGTTCGACGGTGCGCGGAAGTGGATGCAGAATCATCGCGTCGGCCCTCATGCGTTGAAGAATCGCGGAGTCGATCGCGTACCGCTTGCGGCTCTGCAGGTCGGCGCCGCGCTCAGGACGGATGCGCGTCTGGTACACGACATCCACTTCGCCGATGACCTTGTCGATGTTGGATTCGAGTTCGTAGCGCACTCCGTGCCGGTCGAGATATTGCAGGATGTCCTGCTTCATCTGCATCTCGGGCGGACTGACGAAGAAAATTTTTACACGATCGAATTTCGCCAGAAGATACGCCAGTGATCGGGCAGTGCGGCCCTTGTCCAGTTCGCCGATGAAGGCTACGCTGAGCCCATGCAGGGGGCGTTCGCGGTAGATGGTGTAGAGATCGAGCAATGCCTGCGTGGGGTGCTGGCCGCCATCGCCGTCTCCCGCATTGATGATCGGCACGGGTGAAACCTGCGCTGCCCGCTTTGCGCCACCGGCCTCGTGATGCCGGATGACGATTACGTCAGAGTAGCTGCCGATGATGCGAATCGAATCTTCGACCTGCTCGACTTCAATCTCGGAAGAGAACGTACGAGCGTGCTCCGTGGAGAGCACACGGCCTCCAAGTCGTTGCATGGCGGCTTCGAACGAAAAGCGCGTCCGCGTGGATGGCTCATAAAACAAAGTTGCCATCAGCTTGTTCTGGTAATCGAGGGTGCCGCCACGGGCGACGATGCGCTCCATGGAACGCGTTCGGTCGAACAATTCCATCAGCAATGGGACGGTGAACTGCTGTGACTCGACGACGTGCTTCAATCTCATGCAGTTACGCTCCCGTTGCTCTGCTGCTCGAACTGCGTGCTCGTTACTGGTGATCGCATCCATGGTCACGCACGACCTCCGGTCTTGGCAAATTCGGGTGCTTGGGACGATGCGCGAGCATCTACCTGGTCGGCAACGATGTGCGTGCCCGCCTTTCCAGCAGCGGCGTCGCGGAGATACTCGTAAGAAGTAATGATGACTTCTTTTCCCCCGTCATGCAGGAAGCGTAATGCCGACTGAATCTTAGGGCCCATGTTGCCGGGAGGAAATTGTCCGGCCCGGTAGTGCTGCTCCATCTCGGAAGCAGCGGTATGCGTAAGCCGTTTCTGCGTGGATTTCTTGTAATCGAGATAAACGTAGTCGGTGTCCGTGGAGATGGCGAAGAGATCGACGCCGAGTTCCACGGCCAACAGCGCCGAGGCGCGATCCTTATCGATAAC
Above is a genomic segment from Clostridia bacterium containing:
- the rocD gene encoding ornithine--oxo-acid transaminase; translated protein: MRTQDFIALEENYGAHNYHPLDVVIDRAEGVWVYDVEGKKYLDCLASYSAVNQGHCHPRILQTLVDQAHKVTLTSRAFRNEQLPLLYKQLHDMTSMDMALPMNSGAEAVETAVKTARKWGYKVKGIPDGKAEIIVCANNFHGRTVTVVSFSTDEQYKDGFGPFTPGFKIIPFGDAKALRAAITPNTCAFLVEPIQGEAGIIIPPAGFLKEAAEICRENRVLLMTDEIQSGLGRTGKLFAYMHEGIKPDVLIVGKALAGGFYPVSAVLSSKEILGVYNPGDHGSTFGGNPLGCAVARTALHVLVEEKMVERSAENGAYFLEKLKTLRSSDLKEVRGVGLWIGLELNSAARPYCEKLKELGILCKETHDHVIRIAPPLTITREEIDWAFERIKKVIENR
- the pyrB gene encoding aspartate carbamoyltransferase — its product is MRLKHVVESQQFTVPLLMELFDRTRSMERIVARGGTLDYQNKLMATLFYEPSTRTRFSFEAAMQRLGGRVLSTEHARTFSSEIEVEQVEDSIRIIGSYSDVIVIRHHEAGGAKRAAQVSPVPIINAGDGDGGQHPTQALLDLYTIYRERPLHGLSVAFIGELDKGRTARSLAYLLAKFDRVKIFFVSPPEMQMKQDILQYLDRHGVRYELESNIDKVIGEVDVVYQTRIRPERGADLQSRKRYAIDSAILQRMRADAMILHPLPRTVELDKTVDDDPRALYFRQAINGLYVRMALLTMLLDKE